The genomic interval AGATAATGAAGAATTTAGCTTAATTAATAAAATATTTAGTCAATTCAATGTTCTTAATCAAGAATATATTGATTTTAAAAGAGGGTTAAATACAAGTATTAATAATCGTAAATCTTTATTAAGAGAATATAATGATAAAAACTTTATATTTCTTTATTCTGGAGCCAATATTCATCAATTTAATTCAAGATTTTTTACTTGTGATGATGCAAAAGAAAGTTCTAAGCTTTTATGGATAGATAAAAAAGATTTAGAAAAAGTATTAACCAAAGATGATCAGTATCAAACCGAAAGAGTATTTTATAGAGATATTGCAAGTAATACTAATGAAAGAACAATGATTAGTACACTTTCTCCTAAAAATTGTTATTGTGTAGATTCAATGTATATAAATTATGAGAAAACACCAATATCTATTTATAAAAAATTATTTATTATTTCTATTTTTAATTCGCTTGTATTTGACTTTATAATTAGAAGATTTGTTAATATACATATTCAAAAATCATGTTTATATCAATGCCCAATGCCACAACCCGAAGAAAAAGAAATTTTAAGTAATTCTTTATATTTAAATCTTGTAAAAAATACTTCTTTGCTGATAACTAAAAATGATCCTGAGAACTTTAAATATTTGCTTTACTTAGAATGTTTTGAGTTTAATAAAGAAAAAGTTGATAAAATACTAAATCTAAATCCAGAAGATGAATTTTTTAAAGAAAAAGAAAATGAAAATAATTTTATTGTGGCTAGTCTTTACTCATTAACTAAAGAAGATTTTACCACTTTGCTTGGTGATTTTAAGGCATTAAAAAACAAAAAAGGAGAAGATTATATTTTTTATTTAATAAAAGGATATGAAAATTATTTGCTAAATAATAAAATTTTTTAGTATAATAGGGTGGAAAAAAATAAAAAATAAGATTTTAAACTAAAAAATGAGCTAGGAAAAGAATTGAGATATTACTTGAAGTTTTTAAAATATCTAATTTAGATAGAAGAGTGTTAAAGCTTGAAGTTGAAACTAGAAATTTAGTTGCTTTAGTTAATGAGGTTAAGTTCAGATTGAGTAGAGTTGAAATAAGATTAAATAAAGTTAATGATGGGTTAAATAAGTCAGATGATAAATGTATGTTTTTTACTAATAAATTGTCTAAATGCACTTAAAATAGAAATAATGGATACCAAAGAAGTAAGTTCTGAAACTTAAAGTTATTAAACATTGAGTGACATTTTGAAAATTTATTTTTTAATTAATTATTTTCTAATTTTATTGTTAACATATAATTATGCTAGATGAAGATAAAGATATAAATTTTATAAAATCAATAAAAGCTGTAAGTAGAAAGATACAAAATAACAAGGATCTTATTGAAAACGAAGCACAAACAAGGCAAAATCTTATTGATCCATTTTTAGATGCAATGGGCTATGATCACGCTGATCTTTCAATTGTTAAAGTTGAAGATAAGGCGGATATTCCAAAACTGAATGGGTTAAAAAAAGTTGATTATATTATTTATCCAACAAAAAAGGATGAAGAACCTACGATTTTGATAGAGGCTAAATATCATAATAGTAAGGAAAAGCTTGGAAATTATTTAAAGCAATTAAAACCTTATTTTGAAAATATTCGTTCTCAAGAGAAGAGAGTTGAATTCGGCATATTAACAGATGGTATAGAATATAGATTCTATTCAGACTTAGATAAAGATAATTTACTAGATAATGAGCCTTTTATGGTTATTAATTTAGAAAAATTAACAACTAAAGATTTTGGATATCTTAAAAAGTTTTCTAGGAACTCTTTAAATATTGAGGCGGCCAGAGCTTTTGCATTAGAAAAAAAATATACAGACAAGCTTTTAGCTTATTTAAAAAAAGAAATAAAAAATACAAGCGATGATTTTCTTGAATTTTTTAAAACCAAAATTGATTTTAAAAAAACACATTTAGACGAATTATTTAATAATATTATAAAAAATGTTTTTAGTGTTTTTAATGAAAAACATGATATATTAGTAGACATTAAAAAAAATAACATAGAAGATGGTATAGATCCTGGCATAAAAGATAATAATATTAAAACCGAAAATTTAAAAAAATTTGAAAAATTAAATTCGGATATGAAAGCAATATACAAAAACTTAGAAAGTTTTATTTTTGCTTTAAGCTCTAATGAAATTGAGAAACTTGAAACAAAGTGCTATACGGGATTTAGAGTACAGGGTAGGTATTTTGTAGATTTTAGCTTTAGACCTAGGGTAAATAAAATAAATATTACTATTACTGCTGCTCTAAATCAAATAACCTTAAAAGAAGGTTTTACTAGATATGTTAAGAATATTGGCAAATGGGGTAGAGGGGATATTCAGATTTTATGTACATCGGGTCTTCAAATGGAAGAAATCAAATATCTTATTAGATTAAGTTACAATAATATTGTTTCAAAAAAAGTACATTAAATAATATATAAACATTTTAAATGTTTTAGTGAACTAATATTTCTATAATTTTTTGATTATAGAAATATTAGTTCACAACTTATCACATATTCTCTTAATTAATAATCATTATTATTCACAATATATATTCTTGATTAGAAGAAAGGAGAATATTTTGATGAGAAAAAAATTGTTTTTATATACATATTAATGGTAGGATTGATGTCTTGTAATCTAGATTCTAAATTATCGGTCATAAAGGATAAAAAAATAATAATAATGTAAAATAAGTTTCAGATAGTGTTCAAAAAGGTGTTTTTAATAATTTATATAGTAATCAAGAAGGATTTAATAAAAATTTTGGAGAACAGGAATATTAGGATTTAATTATTCCTTTAGAGCCTTAGTTTCCTTTAGTAATATTGAATCCAAATATTTCAATTAATCGTGCTCAAAAAAAGAGATAAAAAAATGGGATTTAATTCTTTCTACTGATGAAGAAAAGAAAGCAGATTAAATAATTAAAAATATAGAAAATCCTCAAAGGCTCTGGATTTTCTAAGCCAATTAAAGAGGTGTGTGTACTTAAAGATGAATAATACGTTTTAATAAAAAATGATTTATATGATGTGATGGGAAAGATTCAAAATTAAAAAACATCACTAATGGAAAATTTTAAGAACAATAAAAATAAGACAAGGGAGCCAATACGTTTGCAAAATCAGTTAAGGATAGATATTAAACTTGATAATCTTATAAATAAGATTGATATAGCAGGAAATGAAATAAGATTCGTAGCTTTCTTTTTTGGTGACGCGCAGAAAAAGTTAAAAGAAAGTATTATTAAAAGATTGGAGAGTAAAAAACAAGGATCTTGTGTGTTGCAATTATCTAAACAGGTTCTAAGTAACTCAAGGAATGCCTTAAGACAATTAAAATCTTTTTCTTATAAAATAAATGAGGCATTTAGGAGAAAGGAAGAGATAAAAGAACTTATTGAAAATTTAAAAACCGTTTTCGCAAGTTTTAATAGATAAGAGAGTCTATAAGGATGTTAATATATTATTTAGGTATGCATAAAATTATACTGATTGATTTAAACTATAGCAATCTTTTTAAACATTTAAAAGGATGTTGCTAAAAAAGAAAGATTTGAGATACTTATGAATAGATTTTTGATATTAATAGGATAATAAAGCTTACTTTATTGAATTTAGGTTTAAAAAGGGGAAGGTGTTTTTGTATCTTCACATAAATAGCTTATTTAGAGTTGCTTAGGGATCGCTATATTAGGGATAATAAAAATTGCATAGGCAGGCGCCCAATGGAGTTAGAAAAAAGAAGTATTTAAGTTCTACGGTGGGATTTTGGATCTCTACGAGGGAGAGGGCACTATAACTAAGTGCATCGTGTGAGAAGTAAGGGTAAAAAGTTGGGAAAAATGGAGAATCCCAGCTCGCTTTGCAATCTATTTCATTAATTTTGAAAATGTGCTGTTATTTAGCTTTGATTTGTGCTACAATGTACTTAGTAAGTGGGTGAATTAGATGAAATCGGTGTTGACAGTAAATATTACCGAAGAACAAATATATAAAGAGTTCCTACGGCTAGGGATGGAACAGCTAATAGCTAAAGATTTGTCAAAAAGATATTATCACAATGAGCTTACATATAGAGATTTAGAAAATTTAGAAAAACAATTCAACTTAAAATTTGATAATCTTATTTCTGAGATTTCTTTTGTAGAAAAGAATTTAAATACCAAAATAGATAATTTAGACGCCAAAATTGATACTGTAGAGAAGAATTTACAAAAAGACATATCCAACTTGGAACAAAATCTGAACAAAAATATGTCTATTTTAGAACAAAATCTGAACAAAAATATGTCTATTTTAGAACAAAATCTGAACAAAAATATGTCTATTTTAGAACAAAATCTGAAAAAAGAGCTACAAGTTAATAGCCAAATTTTTTTGGAAAAGCTTAAGGTTAGCAATAGAGTAATAAGTATTATTGTAGTAGTAGTGGTTCCCGCTGCTATATCTATTCTAACACCTTTTGTTATGTCGTTAATTAGTAACTATTACAAATAAAAATTGCAAAGAATTTTGTACCCATAATTAATTAAGAAAAAATATTTTAGATATAATTCATCAGGATTGTTTTTGTGATATTTTTTTCTTACTAGGCTTAGAGTTTGAAAAAAATATCACAAAAATATATTAATATTATCTACTTTTATTGTTGTGGGGATTTATATCATCTTTAGGTTAAAGTTTACGATTCTTAAATTTCCTTTAGATTTCTAAGATAAAGTTTAATATTTGTATACTAAGTGTTAAGTTATTGGGGTTAATCTTTAGATCTAAAGTATCCATACTATTAAAAAATTATAAATATAATTTTTTAATAGTATGGATACTTTAGACCTAAAGATTAACCCCAATAACTTAACACTTAGATACAAATATTAAACCTTATCTTAGAAATCTAGAGGAAATTTAAGAATCGTAAACTTTAACCTAAAAAGGTATAACTCAAAATCTTTGACTTTTTCATATAATAGTCGAAAATCATTTTAAAAATCACCGTCTTATTCCTTTCTTAACCTTCAGATATTGTTGATCAATGGTGGGCCTCCTCTGCATATCAACAATAAGCTCATTATTCCCGTTTTCACCAGAATACTTAAAGTAGAGAATATAGCTCCCTTATACATGATATAGCCAATAAGCTTCCCCTTTAAATTTATCATCACTCCCCTTATTTTTACCCTACCAAACAACTTAACCAATTCTTTAGCTCAATCAGAACCTAGCTCTAAAAAGAATCTATTAAAATACTCTTCATTATAGTCAGTCAATGGGGGAATTTCTAGATTATTATTTGGTGAACTATTATATAAAGTGTGTAGAGTCTATTTTATATCAATCAACAAATGATGCTCAGTCACATATAGTTTTAAATTAATAAATATGCCTTTAGTAACAATCTCATTAGAACACATATCACTACTTTGTTGTAAATTCTCATCAAAAAAAAGCTTGAACAGCTTGTTTCTGCTTATCAGGCAAATAACAACCCAATAAAACTAATGTTATTATTGCAAACACTAAACCAAAATCCTATAATATATACTCCTTCTCCACCCTACTGCTAAAACAATCTGCAAATATATAAGTTTGTCCCCAAATACTATTTTTAGCAAACCTTTAAAAGTTCTGCAAAGTAAGATAAATTCCTCTAAAAGAAGCAAGCATATACCAATTTTATCTCTTCTCAAGAATTGTCAAAATCCGCTTAGCACATTCAAGTAACTCAAATTATATTTTAGAAAAAAATCCATCTCCCCATATAAAATCTAGAAATTGCGCTAACATTCAATTATCAAAACTTAATTATTAGGAGATAATATTAATATGAAAAAAAAATCACATTAATACTAATTTTTAGTTTTCTATCCAATTTATATGCTAACATAGATAGAAAACTAAAAAAAGAGATAAAAAATAATAACGCATATGCTGAAAAATATCTTTCAAGCGTATCTTTCATCCCAGAATCAGAAATTGGATATTATCCAGGATATTATTCATTATATCCGTACACATATCCAAGATACCACCATACATATGAGCCCGAATTAATGGCATTTTTCCTTAACATGGTAATTCCTTTGGGAATAGGATCCTTTTCCCAAGGAGATTATATTGGTGGTGGATCAGTACTTGGATTCAGTTTGCTGGGGATGACCCTTATAGTAACCGGATTTTTTAATATGCCTGAGTATGGTAATAACGATAAGACAAAACTAAGAACTGGATATACACTAATGGGAATAGGAGCGCTCACACTTTTGACATCCTATATAACCTCGCTTATTATTCCATTTATATTTGCAAATAAAAAAGATAAAGAAATTGGAAAAAAATCAGGCATTTCGCTTGCGGGTTTTGAACCAAATTTTGATATTGGAATAAACGGATTCCAGCTCAAGTTTAAAAAAAATTATTAAATCAAGTGCAATAGCAACTTTACGATCCTAATTGTCAATTCAAAATCTGGCAATTGGGATCTATTATGCAATCCTCCAACGATTGAAACCCTTCGCACCTAGCAAACAATTCTCATATCCCTTTATTAAAGACAAAATATAATCTTCTCCTTTTTTGTTTTTCAATATCTTAAAATCATTAAGCAAAATTATAAAATCTTCTTTAGTTAATGAGTAAAGACTGGCCACAATGAAATTATTTTCATTTTCTTTATCTTTAAAGAATTTATCTTTGGCATCTAGATTTAATATTCTATCAATTTCTTCTTCACTAAACTTAAAATATTCTAAATAAAGTAAATATTTAAAGTTCTCGGGATCATTTTTAGCTATTAGCAAGGAAGTTGTTTTTGACTAAAGTCAAGTATAAAATTAAATTAATTAAAATTATATTAGCAATTTATGCATATAAGTCTTACAAAACAATGACATAAAAAGAGTATATAAAATATAAAATATTACTTCATAATAATAACTATAACTTTTGAATTATAAAGAAAAAAATAAACTCTTTAAAACAAAAAGTGGTTAATACAAAAAAGACCTTCAAAAGGTATCT from Borreliella afzelii carries:
- a CDS encoding type I restriction enzyme HsdR N-terminal domain-containing protein, which encodes MLDEDKDINFIKSIKAVSRKIQNNKDLIENEAQTRQNLIDPFLDAMGYDHADLSIVKVEDKADIPKLNGLKKVDYIIYPTKKDEEPTILIEAKYHNSKEKLGNYLKQLKPYFENIRSQEKRVEFGILTDGIEYRFYSDLDKDNLLDNEPFMVINLEKLTTKDFGYLKKFSRNSLNIEAARAFALEKKYTDKLLAYLKKEIKNTSDDFLEFFKTKIDFKKTHLDELFNNIIKNVFSVFNEKHDILVDIKKNNIEDGIDPGIKDNNIKTENLKKFEKLNSDMKAIYKNLESFIFALSSNEIEKLETKCYTGFRVQGRYFVDFSFRPRVNKINITITAALNQITLKEGFTRYVKNIGKWGRGDIQILCTSGLQMEEIKYLIRLSYNNIVSKKVH
- a CDS encoding P12 family lipoprotein, translated to MQNQLRIDIKLDNLINKIDIAGNEIRFVAFFFGDAQKKLKESIIKRLESKKQGSCVLQLSKQVLSNSRNALRQLKSFSYKINEAFRRKEEIKELIENLKTVFASFNR
- the bdr gene encoding Bdr family repetitive protein — protein: MKSVLTVNITEEQIYKEFLRLGMEQLIAKDLSKRYYHNELTYRDLENLEKQFNLKFDNLISEISFVEKNLNTKIDNLDAKIDTVEKNLQKDISNLEQNLNKNMSILEQNLNKNMSILEQNLNKNMSILEQNLKKELQVNSQIFLEKLKVSNRVISIIVVVVVPAAISILTPFVMSLISNYYK
- a CDS encoding P13 family porin, which translates into the protein MAFFLNMVIPLGIGSFSQGDYIGGGSVLGFSLLGMTLIVTGFFNMPEYGNNDKTKLRTGYTLMGIGALTLLTSYITSLIIPFIFANKKDKEIGKKSGISLAGFEPNFDIGINGFQLKFKKNY